One region of Mycolicibacterium insubricum genomic DNA includes:
- a CDS encoding sigma 54-interacting transcriptional regulator, with translation MTAPNGLARTVGELRASGHREKSVKEEIRDNLLAALAAGDTAETIWPGILGFDDTVLPQLERALIAGHDVVLLGERGQGKTRLLRSLINLLDEWTPVIAGSELGEHPYDPITPESKRRAAESGDDLPIEWRHRSQRYTEKLATPDTSVADLVGDIDPIKVAEGRSLGDPETIAYGLIPRAHRGIVAVNELPDLAERIQVSMLNVMEERDIQIRGYTLRLPLDVLVVASANPEDYTNRGRIITPLKDRFGAEIRTHYPAELDAEVGVIAQEAHLSAEVPEYLLAIIARFARLLRESTSIDQRSGVSARFAIAAAETVAASARHRAALLGEDEPVARVVDLSTIIDVLRGKLEFESGEEGREQAVLEHLLRRATADTAARALGGLDVGPLVVAIEAGSPVTTGERVSVVDVLASLPELAVLDDVAERLGADSPARRASAAELALEALYLAKRIDKTTGEGETVYG, from the coding sequence GTGACTGCACCGAACGGCTTGGCCCGCACCGTGGGCGAACTGCGCGCATCCGGACACCGCGAGAAAAGCGTCAAGGAGGAGATCCGGGACAACCTGCTGGCCGCGCTGGCCGCCGGCGACACCGCCGAGACCATCTGGCCGGGGATCCTCGGCTTCGACGACACCGTCCTGCCGCAGCTGGAGCGCGCCCTGATCGCCGGGCACGACGTGGTGCTGCTCGGCGAACGCGGCCAGGGCAAGACCCGGCTGCTGCGCTCGCTGATCAACCTGCTCGACGAGTGGACCCCGGTGATCGCCGGCTCCGAACTCGGCGAGCACCCCTATGACCCGATCACCCCCGAGTCGAAACGCCGGGCCGCCGAATCCGGCGACGACCTGCCGATCGAATGGCGCCACCGCAGCCAGCGCTACACCGAGAAGCTGGCCACCCCCGACACCTCCGTGGCCGACCTCGTCGGCGACATCGACCCGATCAAGGTCGCCGAGGGCCGCAGCCTGGGCGACCCGGAGACCATCGCCTACGGGCTGATCCCGCGCGCGCACCGCGGCATCGTCGCCGTCAACGAGCTGCCCGACCTGGCCGAACGCATCCAGGTGTCGATGCTCAACGTGATGGAGGAGCGCGACATCCAGATCCGCGGCTACACCCTGCGGCTGCCGCTGGACGTGCTGGTGGTGGCCTCGGCCAACCCGGAGGACTACACCAACCGCGGCCGGATCATCACCCCGCTCAAGGACCGCTTCGGCGCCGAGATCCGCACCCATTACCCGGCCGAACTCGACGCCGAGGTCGGCGTCATCGCACAGGAGGCGCACCTGAGCGCCGAGGTGCCCGAATACCTGTTGGCGATCATCGCCCGATTCGCCCGGCTGCTGCGGGAATCCACCTCCATCGACCAGCGCTCCGGGGTGTCGGCCCGATTCGCCATCGCCGCCGCCGAGACCGTCGCCGCGTCCGCGCGCCACCGCGCGGCCCTTCTCGGTGAGGACGAACCGGTGGCCCGGGTGGTGGATCTGTCCACCATCATCGACGTGCTGCGCGGCAAGCTGGAATTCGAATCCGGCGAGGAGGGCCGAGAGCAGGCGGTGCTCGAACACCTGCTGCGACGGGCCACCGCCGACACCGCCGCCCGCGCGCTCGGCGGCCTGGACGTCGGGCCGCTGGTGGTCGCGATCGAGGCGGGTTCCCCGGTGACCACCGGCGAGCGGGTGTCCGTCGTCGACGTCCTGGCCTCGCTGCCGGAGCTCGCGGTGCTCGATGACGTTGCCGAACGCCTCGGCGCCGACAGCCCGGCGCGACGGGCCTCGGCCGCCGAATTGGCTTTGGAGGCACTGTATCTGGCCAAGCGGATCGACAAGACCACCGGCGAGGGCGAAACGGTCTATGGGTGA
- a CDS encoding bestrophin family protein, producing the protein MLIRKRIPVRMVVGGTWHELLLAAGITVGTFFADKYLASSDLTFPPVIPTLLGTALAFFIGFTNSQAYDRWWEARTVWGALTNESRSWARDCVYHIGGDDGHAERMVLRHIAFVYALKASLRGYPEARFEYEAAGYLSDDEFAALRAKRNMHNALLDWQSRDLEMLRVGGRIDGFKFLALDERIVRLCDEMGKSERIRNTVFPPTYNYYTRVFVWVFIACLTVVLSTSVGVVGILLAFVVGYVFLVTQGIGMTLLNPFAPTMFGTPLDQISRTIEINLLEMLGRTDLPEPWPVVHNDYVT; encoded by the coding sequence ATGCTGATCCGCAAGCGCATCCCGGTACGGATGGTGGTCGGCGGCACGTGGCACGAACTGCTGCTGGCCGCCGGTATCACCGTCGGGACGTTCTTTGCCGACAAGTACCTGGCCAGCAGCGACTTGACCTTTCCGCCGGTGATCCCGACGCTGCTCGGCACCGCGCTGGCGTTCTTCATCGGTTTCACCAATAGTCAGGCCTACGACCGGTGGTGGGAGGCGCGCACGGTGTGGGGTGCACTGACCAACGAATCGCGGTCCTGGGCCAGGGACTGCGTGTATCACATCGGCGGCGATGACGGACACGCTGAACGGATGGTGCTCCGCCACATCGCTTTCGTCTACGCGCTGAAGGCCAGTCTGCGCGGATACCCCGAAGCACGGTTCGAGTACGAGGCCGCCGGCTATCTATCCGACGACGAGTTCGCCGCGCTGCGTGCCAAGCGCAATATGCACAACGCGCTTTTGGATTGGCAGAGCCGAGATCTGGAGATGCTGCGGGTGGGCGGGAGGATCGACGGGTTCAAGTTCCTCGCGCTCGACGAGCGGATCGTCAGGCTCTGCGACGAGATGGGCAAGTCCGAGCGGATCCGAAACACCGTCTTCCCGCCGACGTACAACTACTACACCCGGGTGTTCGTGTGGGTGTTCATCGCCTGCCTCACCGTCGTGCTGTCCACCTCCGTCGGTGTGGTCGGTATCTTGCTGGCGTTCGTGGTGGGTTACGTGTTCCTGGTGACCCAGGGCATCGGGATGACGCTGCTGAACCCGTTCGCCCCCACCATGTTCGGCACCCCGCTGGACCAGATCAGCCGGACCATCGAGATCAACCTGCTGGAGATGCTGGGCCGCACCGACCTGCCCGAGCCCTGGCCCGTCGTGCACAACGACTACGTGACCTGA
- the purH gene encoding bifunctional phosphoribosylaminoimidazolecarboxamide formyltransferase/IMP cyclohydrolase — MTAKRAIRRALISVYDKTGLVDLARGLHDAGVSLVSTGSTAKTIADHGIPVTPVEEVTGFPEVLDGRVKTLHPKIHAGLLADTRRAEHVAALEELGVQTFDLVVVNLYPFSQTVESGAAPDECVEQIDIGGPSMVRAAAKNHPTVAVVVDPLGYDGVLAAVRTGGFSLEERKRLAALAFRHTAEYDVAVASWMGTVLAPETGADEALPQWFAGAWRRTAQLRYGENPHQRAALYADNAGWPGLAQAEQLHGKEMSYNNFTDADAAWRAAFDHEDICVAIIKHANPCGIAVSDVSVADAHRKAHECDPLSAFGGVIATNTTVSVEMAETVAGIFTEVIVAPAYEPGAVEILSGKKNIRILVAAEPMEGGAEFRQISGGLLVQTRDVLDADGDDPANWTLATGDPADPKTLADLVFAWRACRAVKSNAIVIAADGATVGVGMGQVNRVDAARLAVERAGDRVSGAVAASDAFFPFPDGLETLTSAGVRAIVHPGGSVRDDEVTAAAAAAGIALYLTGARHFAH, encoded by the coding sequence ATGACTGCCAAACGAGCGATCCGCCGGGCGTTGATCAGCGTCTACGACAAGACCGGGCTGGTGGACCTGGCTCGCGGTCTGCACGACGCCGGCGTCAGCCTGGTCTCCACCGGTTCGACCGCGAAAACCATTGCCGATCACGGCATCCCGGTCACTCCGGTAGAGGAGGTGACCGGCTTCCCGGAGGTGCTCGACGGCCGGGTGAAGACCCTGCACCCCAAGATCCACGCCGGACTGCTGGCCGACACCCGCAGGGCCGAACACGTGGCCGCCCTCGAGGAACTGGGTGTGCAGACCTTCGACCTGGTGGTCGTCAACCTGTACCCGTTCTCCCAGACCGTGGAATCCGGTGCCGCGCCCGACGAATGCGTCGAGCAGATCGACATCGGCGGCCCGTCGATGGTGCGCGCGGCGGCGAAGAACCACCCGACCGTCGCCGTCGTGGTGGACCCGCTCGGCTACGACGGGGTGCTGGCCGCGGTGCGCACCGGCGGATTCAGCCTGGAGGAACGCAAACGCCTTGCCGCCCTGGCATTCCGGCACACCGCCGAGTACGACGTCGCGGTGGCGTCCTGGATGGGCACCGTGCTGGCACCCGAAACTGGTGCCGACGAAGCGCTGCCGCAGTGGTTCGCCGGCGCCTGGCGGCGCACCGCGCAGCTGCGCTACGGCGAGAACCCGCACCAGCGCGCGGCGCTGTACGCCGACAACGCCGGCTGGCCGGGCCTGGCCCAGGCCGAGCAGCTGCACGGAAAAGAGATGTCCTACAACAACTTCACCGACGCCGACGCCGCCTGGCGCGCGGCGTTTGACCATGAAGACATCTGCGTGGCGATCATCAAGCACGCCAACCCGTGCGGCATCGCCGTTTCCGACGTTTCGGTCGCCGACGCGCACCGCAAGGCCCACGAGTGCGATCCGCTCAGTGCGTTCGGCGGGGTGATCGCCACCAACACCACGGTCAGCGTCGAGATGGCCGAAACCGTCGCCGGCATCTTCACCGAGGTGATCGTCGCGCCGGCCTACGAGCCCGGTGCCGTCGAGATCCTGTCCGGCAAGAAGAACATCCGCATCCTGGTCGCCGCCGAGCCGATGGAGGGGGGAGCGGAGTTCCGCCAGATCAGCGGTGGATTGCTGGTGCAGACCCGCGACGTGCTCGACGCCGACGGCGACGACCCGGCAAACTGGACCCTGGCCACCGGTGACCCGGCCGACCCGAAGACGCTGGCCGATCTGGTGTTCGCCTGGCGGGCCTGCCGGGCGGTGAAGTCCAACGCCATCGTGATCGCGGCTGACGGCGCCACCGTCGGTGTGGGTATGGGCCAGGTCAACCGGGTCGACGCGGCCCGGTTGGCGGTGGAGCGGGCCGGGGACCGGGTGTCGGGTGCGGTCGCGGCCTCCGACGCGTTCTTCCCGTTCCCCGACGGGCTGGAAACCCTCACCTCGGCGGGTGTGCGGGCGATCGTGCATCCGGGCGGATCTGTCCGCGACGACGAGGTCACCGCGGCCGCCGCGGCGGCGGGCATCGCCCTGTATCTCACCGGGGCCCGGCACTTCGCCCACTGA
- the purN gene encoding phosphoribosylglycinamide formyltransferase yields the protein MPKPTADPEPPRLRLVVLASGTGSLLRSLLAAATDDYPAQVVAVGVDRDCPAGAIAAAAGLPVFTVALGDYAERADWDAALTAATTAHAPDLVVSAGFMKILGPAFLECFGGRAINTHPALLPSFPGAHAVADALAYGVKLTGATVHLVDAGVDTGPILAQEGVAVGDDDDEASLHERIKTVERRLLVDVIAAIGRGGMSCNGRHARIGAAHAASGGPGQENR from the coding sequence GTGCCGAAACCCACCGCTGACCCCGAGCCCCCGCGGCTGCGGCTGGTGGTGCTGGCCTCCGGCACGGGTTCGCTGCTGCGGTCGCTGCTGGCCGCCGCGACCGACGACTACCCGGCTCAGGTGGTGGCCGTCGGCGTCGACCGGGATTGCCCGGCCGGCGCGATCGCCGCTGCGGCGGGGCTGCCGGTGTTCACCGTCGCGCTGGGCGACTATGCCGAGCGCGCGGACTGGGACGCTGCGCTGACCGCCGCGACCACCGCGCACGCGCCGGATCTGGTGGTGTCGGCGGGTTTCATGAAGATCCTCGGCCCGGCGTTCCTGGAGTGCTTCGGCGGCCGAGCCATCAACACCCACCCCGCGCTGCTGCCGTCGTTCCCCGGAGCGCACGCCGTCGCCGATGCCCTGGCCTACGGGGTCAAGCTCACCGGCGCGACCGTGCACCTGGTCGACGCCGGAGTGGACACCGGCCCGATCCTGGCGCAGGAGGGGGTCGCCGTCGGCGATGACGACGACGAGGCGTCGCTGCACGAACGGATCAAGACCGTCGAGCGGCGACTGCTGGTGGATGTGATCGCCGCGATCGGTCGTGGCGGCATGAGTTGCAACGGACGGCACGCCCGGATCGGCGCCGCGCACGCGGCATCGGGCGGGCCCGGCCAGGAAAACCGATAA
- a CDS encoding cell division protein PerM gives MADNRVAGAGQARDLVRVAFAPALVALVIIAALVLLQLLIANSDMTGAFGSIASIWLGVHQVPITIDGRMLGVMPLLPAALMVWGTARTTAAATPVNASWFVIRWVIACALGGPLLIAAVALAVIHDASSVITALQTPAALPAFGLVLTVHAAGAVIGVGSRVGVRALTAAGLPAWVFTSVRAAIAGLLALFALCGVVTALSLVVHWGSMHTAYGVTDSIFGQFSLTLLAILYIPNVIVGMCAIAVGSSVHIGFTVFSAFTVIGGDVPALPILAAAPTPPLGPVWVAWLIIAAAAGVAVGQQCARRPLPLGPAATQLGCAALLAALLAASVAQLAGGQLGNFGEIGVDQATFGPAVFLWFTAVGAVTVAMAGGLTRAPKPVRVGAADVEETEEFDDGGPVEDDEAYGEYYDDDFDEGFDDPDADTAAFASPATGPIGELPGEPATDVDPREQPPVLRLGPEPAEKPARRIRRPRWTRRRAHPAEPPVSGIDADTDPGAEWPAEPFESPARYDDLPDAEDLLDIGPDAPPPAPPMSPPRAAPPPPPPRSGGFDDLPDPEDLFDADDGR, from the coding sequence ATGGCGGATAACCGCGTAGCGGGGGCGGGGCAGGCCCGGGATTTGGTCCGGGTCGCCTTCGCCCCCGCACTCGTTGCGCTGGTCATCATCGCGGCGTTGGTGCTGCTGCAACTGCTCATCGCCAACAGCGACATGACCGGCGCCTTCGGCTCGATTGCCAGCATCTGGCTCGGTGTTCACCAGGTCCCGATCACCATCGACGGGCGGATGCTCGGCGTCATGCCGCTTTTGCCCGCGGCGTTGATGGTGTGGGGCACCGCGCGGACCACCGCGGCGGCCACGCCGGTCAACGCCTCGTGGTTCGTCATCCGCTGGGTGATCGCCTGCGCGCTGGGCGGTCCGCTGCTGATCGCCGCGGTGGCGCTGGCCGTCATCCACGACGCGTCCTCGGTGATCACCGCGCTGCAGACCCCGGCCGCGCTGCCGGCCTTCGGTCTGGTGCTGACGGTGCACGCGGCCGGTGCCGTCATCGGCGTGGGCTCGCGGGTGGGTGTCCGGGCACTGACGGCGGCGGGCCTGCCCGCGTGGGTCTTCACCTCGGTGCGCGCCGCCATCGCCGGGCTGCTCGCACTGTTCGCGCTGTGCGGCGTGGTGACCGCGCTGTCGCTGGTGGTGCACTGGGGCTCCATGCACACCGCCTACGGCGTCACCGACTCGATCTTCGGTCAGTTCAGCCTGACACTGCTGGCGATCCTCTACATCCCCAACGTGATCGTCGGCATGTGCGCCATCGCGGTGGGCTCCAGCGTGCACATCGGATTCACCGTGTTCTCGGCGTTCACCGTGATCGGCGGTGACGTCCCCGCGTTGCCGATCCTGGCCGCCGCGCCCACCCCGCCGCTGGGACCGGTGTGGGTCGCCTGGCTGATCATCGCCGCCGCAGCCGGTGTCGCCGTCGGTCAGCAGTGCGCGCGACGGCCGCTGCCGCTGGGCCCGGCCGCCACCCAGTTGGGCTGCGCCGCGCTGCTGGCCGCGCTGCTGGCCGCCTCGGTGGCCCAGTTGGCCGGCGGTCAACTCGGCAACTTCGGGGAGATCGGGGTGGACCAGGCGACCTTCGGCCCGGCGGTCTTCCTGTGGTTCACCGCCGTCGGCGCGGTCACCGTCGCGATGGCCGGCGGCCTGACCCGGGCGCCCAAGCCGGTACGCGTCGGCGCGGCCGACGTCGAGGAGACCGAGGAGTTCGACGACGGCGGGCCCGTCGAGGACGACGAGGCCTACGGCGAGTACTACGACGACGACTTCGACGAGGGCTTCGACGATCCCGACGCCGACACCGCGGCGTTCGCCAGCCCGGCCACCGGCCCGATCGGCGAGCTGCCCGGTGAGCCGGCCACCGACGTCGACCCCCGCGAGCAGCCCCCGGTGCTGCGGCTCGGGCCCGAGCCGGCGGAGAAACCGGCCCGCCGGATCCGCCGGCCACGCTGGACCCGCCGTCGGGCACATCCGGCCGAACCGCCGGTATCGGGCATCGACGCCGATACCGACCCCGGGGCCGAATGGCCCGCCGAACCTTTCGAGAGTCCGGCTCGCTACGACGACCTCCCCGATGCCGAGGACCTGCTCGACATCGGCCCCGACGCACCGCCGCCCGCGCCGCCGATGTCACCACCCCGGGCAGCTCCGCCGCCCCCGCCGCCTCGGTCCGGTGGCTTCGACGACCTGCCCGATCCCGAGGATCTCTTCGACGCCGACGACGGACGGTGA
- a CDS encoding DUF5336 domain-containing protein, translated as MTYPPGSPGGYQPPQPPAPPVGAPAPSAAAVEPGPSQLPFFVNIGVAALGVLAYLANFGPTFVSSIGSVTISASSPQLVLWSLLGALVAAVGLVPSVKHTAAPAAVLSVLGLLYVIQSVVSVGEATDYGFAIWLVLLLVLLQAGAAVMGLLFDSGVVTPPAPAPKQDFGAYGAYGAPSAPYGAPGAPGGPGYPSQYGAYPPPPQPGSGGYPPPPAPQGPPTPPTGYPSFSPPPAVGSAPDPAAPAGPTQQIQTGQPPIPPASGPTPSL; from the coding sequence ATGACCTACCCACCCGGCAGCCCCGGCGGCTACCAGCCGCCGCAGCCTCCCGCCCCGCCGGTCGGCGCCCCGGCGCCGAGCGCCGCGGCGGTCGAGCCGGGCCCGAGCCAGCTGCCGTTCTTCGTCAACATCGGCGTGGCGGCCCTCGGCGTGCTGGCCTACCTGGCGAACTTCGGTCCGACCTTCGTGAGCAGCATCGGCAGCGTGACCATCAGCGCCAGCAGCCCTCAGCTGGTGCTGTGGTCGCTGCTGGGCGCGCTGGTCGCCGCCGTCGGCCTGGTGCCGTCGGTCAAGCACACCGCCGCGCCCGCCGCGGTGCTGAGCGTCCTCGGCCTGCTCTACGTCATCCAGTCCGTCGTCTCGGTGGGCGAAGCTACGGATTACGGCTTCGCCATCTGGCTGGTGCTGCTGCTGGTGCTGCTGCAGGCCGGCGCCGCCGTCATGGGGCTGCTGTTCGACTCGGGCGTCGTGACCCCGCCGGCCCCGGCGCCCAAGCAGGACTTCGGCGCCTACGGTGCCTACGGCGCCCCGAGCGCGCCCTACGGTGCTCCCGGCGCCCCGGGCGGCCCCGGCTACCCGTCGCAGTACGGTGCCTACCCGCCGCCCCCGCAGCCGGGTTCCGGTGGCTACCCGCCGCCTCCGGCCCCGCAGGGCCCGCCGACGCCGCCGACCGGCTACCCGAGCTTCAGCCCGCCGCCGGCCGTCGGTTCCGCACCGGATCCCGCGGCGCCGGCCGGGCCGACCCAGCAGATCCAGACCGGACAGCCGCCGATTCCGCCGGCGTCCGGGCCCACCCCGTCGCTGTGA
- a CDS encoding sensor domain-containing protein → MTAGGYWQQAPGGTPPPPPPPLPPQAATSAQPGAPSRRPQIVALAVATVAVVAIFAVAFYAFSTETVVGTPIAGEKPGPATTTTTTSAAMDADNLPSLLSSPAEVSQLTGVSDLTLGQVYDAPDVPSAGVTYAPAECISATYSGMSQAYDNTGYTSIYQTRVTNSATGARQVLIDQGLVLYPDQATAQRAFDAYRALWQRCGAGFSRTSYGTTTQLTVTPPVDAGNGMLGMTVVDPDDNAQGIDRVIAIKGSLMVDCQTIATPLLSKASVVAKRILDRIPN, encoded by the coding sequence GTGACCGCAGGCGGGTATTGGCAGCAGGCGCCCGGCGGGACACCCCCGCCGCCCCCGCCACCTCTGCCGCCCCAGGCGGCGACATCGGCGCAGCCGGGCGCCCCGTCGCGTCGCCCGCAGATCGTGGCGCTGGCCGTGGCGACGGTGGCCGTCGTCGCGATCTTCGCGGTGGCGTTCTACGCCTTCTCCACCGAAACCGTCGTCGGGACACCGATCGCCGGTGAGAAACCGGGTCCCGCGACGACGACCACCACGACGAGCGCGGCCATGGACGCCGACAACCTGCCGTCGCTGCTGTCCAGCCCGGCGGAGGTCTCGCAGCTCACCGGGGTCTCCGACCTGACACTCGGCCAGGTCTACGACGCACCGGACGTCCCGTCCGCGGGCGTCACCTACGCCCCCGCGGAGTGCATCTCGGCGACGTACAGCGGAATGTCGCAGGCCTACGACAACACCGGTTACACGAGCATCTACCAGACCCGGGTGACCAACTCGGCGACCGGCGCCAGGCAGGTGCTCATCGACCAGGGACTGGTGCTCTATCCGGATCAGGCCACCGCACAGCGCGCGTTCGACGCCTACCGGGCGCTGTGGCAGCGCTGCGGCGCCGGCTTCTCCCGGACGTCCTACGGCACGACGACGCAGCTGACGGTCACCCCGCCCGTCGACGCCGGAAACGGGATGCTCGGCATGACCGTCGTCGACCCCGACGACAACGCCCAGGGCATCGACCGGGTCATCGCCATCAAGGGCAGCCTGATGGTGGACTGCCAGACCATCGCCACCCCGCTGCTGTCCAAGGCGTCGGTCGTCGCCAAGCGGATCCTCGACCGCATTCCCAACTGA
- a CDS encoding acetyl-CoA acetyltransferase — protein MTVDARTPVLVGVGQFTERIDDDGYRGRSSVELATEAVRAALADTGADPAVVAEAVDTVAGLRQFEICTPAPPPLGASDNYPRSVARRIGFDPARAVLEPIGGNGPQKLVTEFAGEIAAGNADVVVIMGSENGSTLRYFAKREDKPEHAEQVGGQLENRGYGYEYYMTEYTVAHGLTGAPVQYGLLDNARRARLGATVDQYRRQMAELFAPMSTVAAANPYSSSPVARTPAEIATVDECNRMIADPYPRLLVARDQVNQGAALVLMSVAAARRLGVPEANWVYLHGHADLVEQQLLDRRHLDVSHAATGAVTEALRVAGIGLADIATFDLYSCFPFPVFAVCDGTGLATDDPRGLTLTGGLPYFGGPGNSYSLHAIAETVHRMRAQPGSFGLIGANGGIMSKYSVGIYSAAPAPWRDNDDAAIQAGIDTAPTVASVRSVDGDGVIETYSVRYDWPVRTGIIVGRTGTDDRRFLAVCTDPALVDLMSNGDPLGARIAVEFADGVNRASLY, from the coding sequence ATGACGGTCGATGCGCGGACACCGGTGCTGGTCGGGGTGGGGCAGTTCACCGAACGCATCGACGACGACGGCTACCGCGGCCGCTCGTCGGTCGAGCTCGCCACCGAGGCCGTGCGCGCCGCGCTGGCCGACACCGGCGCCGACCCGGCTGTCGTCGCCGAAGCCGTCGACACCGTCGCGGGGCTGCGCCAGTTCGAGATCTGCACCCCGGCCCCGCCGCCGCTGGGCGCCTCGGACAACTATCCGCGATCGGTGGCCCGCCGCATCGGCTTCGACCCCGCGCGGGCGGTGCTGGAACCGATTGGCGGCAACGGCCCGCAGAAGCTGGTCACCGAGTTCGCCGGTGAGATCGCGGCCGGCAACGCCGACGTCGTCGTCATCATGGGGTCCGAAAACGGCTCAACGCTAAGGTATTTCGCCAAGCGCGAGGACAAGCCGGAGCACGCCGAACAGGTCGGCGGCCAGCTGGAGAACCGCGGCTACGGCTACGAGTACTACATGACCGAGTACACCGTGGCGCACGGGCTGACCGGCGCGCCGGTGCAGTACGGGCTGCTCGACAACGCCCGGCGCGCCCGCCTCGGCGCGACCGTCGACCAGTACCGCCGGCAGATGGCCGAACTGTTCGCGCCGATGTCGACGGTGGCCGCCGCCAACCCGTACTCCTCCTCGCCGGTGGCCCGAACCCCCGCCGAGATCGCCACCGTCGACGAGTGCAACCGGATGATCGCCGACCCCTACCCACGGCTGCTGGTGGCGCGCGACCAGGTCAACCAGGGCGCGGCGCTGGTGCTGATGTCGGTGGCCGCCGCCCGCCGCCTCGGCGTCCCGGAAGCCAATTGGGTGTACCTGCACGGCCACGCCGACCTGGTCGAGCAACAGCTGCTGGACCGCCGTCACCTCGACGTCAGCCACGCCGCGACCGGCGCGGTGACCGAGGCGCTGCGGGTGGCCGGCATCGGGCTGGCCGACATCGCCACCTTCGACCTCTACAGCTGCTTCCCGTTCCCGGTGTTCGCGGTGTGCGACGGCACCGGCCTGGCCACCGACGACCCCCGCGGGCTCACCCTCACCGGCGGCCTGCCGTACTTCGGCGGCCCCGGCAACAGCTACTCGCTGCACGCCATCGCCGAAACGGTCCACCGGATGCGGGCACAGCCCGGGAGCTTCGGCCTGATCGGCGCCAACGGCGGCATCATGAGCAAATACTCGGTCGGAATCTATTCCGCCGCTCCGGCCCCGTGGCGCGACAACGACGACGCCGCCATCCAGGCCGGTATCGACACCGCCCCCACCGTCGCCTCGGTCCGCAGCGTCGACGGCGACGGCGTCATCGAGACGTACTCGGTGCGCTACGACTGGCCGGTGCGCACCGGCATCATTGTCGGGCGCACCGGCACCGACGACCGCCGGTTCCTGGCCGTTTGCACCGACCCGGCGCTGGTGGACCTGATGTCAAATGGTGATCCGCTGGGTGCCCGGATCGCCGTAGAGTTTGCTGACGGGGTCAATCGGGCCTCGCTGTACTGA
- the sucD gene encoding succinate--CoA ligase subunit alpha, with protein sequence MSIFLNKDSKVIVQGITGGEGTKHTALMLKAGTQVVGGVNARKAGTTVSHKDSDGNDVELPVFASVAEAMEKTGADVSIAFVPPAFSKDAIIEAIDAEIPLLVVITEGIPVQDSAYAWAYNVDKGAKTRIIGPNCPGIITPGEALVGITPNNITGKGPIGLVSKSGTLTYQMMYELRDLGFSTAIGIGGDPVIGTTHIDAIEAFEKDPETKVIVMIGEIGGDAEERAADYIKANVTKPVVGYVAGFTAPEGKTMGHAGAIVSGSSGTAAAKKEALEAAGVKVGKTPSETAKLARALYEAL encoded by the coding sequence ATGTCGATCTTTTTGAACAAGGACAGCAAGGTCATCGTCCAGGGCATCACCGGCGGCGAGGGCACCAAGCACACCGCGCTGATGCTCAAGGCCGGCACTCAGGTGGTCGGCGGCGTGAACGCGCGCAAGGCCGGAACCACGGTGTCACATAAGGATTCTGACGGCAACGACGTCGAACTCCCGGTGTTCGCCAGTGTCGCAGAGGCGATGGAGAAGACCGGCGCCGACGTGTCGATCGCCTTCGTGCCGCCGGCGTTCTCGAAGGACGCCATCATCGAGGCCATCGACGCCGAGATCCCGCTGCTGGTGGTCATCACCGAGGGAATCCCGGTGCAGGACAGCGCCTATGCGTGGGCGTACAACGTCGACAAGGGCGCCAAGACCCGGATCATCGGCCCGAACTGCCCGGGCATCATCACCCCCGGTGAGGCGCTGGTCGGCATCACGCCGAACAACATCACCGGCAAGGGCCCGATCGGCCTGGTGTCCAAGTCCGGCACGCTGACCTACCAGATGATGTACGAGCTGCGCGATCTCGGCTTCTCCACCGCCATCGGCATCGGCGGCGACCCGGTCATCGGCACCACCCACATCGACGCCATCGAGGCGTTCGAGAAGGACCCGGAGACCAAGGTCATCGTGATGATCGGCGAGATCGGCGGCGATGCCGAGGAGCGTGCGGCCGACTACATCAAGGCCAACGTCACCAAGCCGGTCGTCGGCTACGTCGCGGGGTTCACCGCGCCGGAGGGCAAGACCATGGGTCACGCCGGGGCCATCGTGTCCGGTTCCTCGGGCACCGCGGCGGCCAAGAAGGAGGCCCTGGAGGCCGCCGGCGTCAAGGTCGGCAAGACCCCGTCGGAGACCGCGAAGCTGGCCCGCGCTCTGTACGAAGCGCTCTAA